One Rosa chinensis cultivar Old Blush chromosome 3, RchiOBHm-V2, whole genome shotgun sequence DNA window includes the following coding sequences:
- the LOC112192756 gene encoding ornithine decarboxylase — protein sequence MFTSVESWNVKSLEALPSAPDQVVTNNRLGDDEHFIQKIISTIKKLQPSEEAFYVLDLGLVSNLMDTWKRNLPMVQSFYAVKCNPHPDLLATLAAQGSSFDCGSPSEIESILALGVSPDRIIYANPCKASSHIKYAAEVGVNVTTFDSVDEIEKIRKWHPKCSLLIRIKAPDESGCSFPLSSKFGALPEEVSLLLQGAQTAGLRVAGVSFHIGSKSYNFQAYKTAIEAAKEVFQEAARLCMPPMHVLDIGGGFVSEPSFFEAAAAVVKTSVETYFSAEERRSLKVIAEPGRFFAETAFTLVTNIIGKRVRGEVRQYWINEGFFGSMMCADPKTLLESCIALKCMYNNSDGIEKNPVLMVCGKATGCARTYSSTVFGPTCDSADKVLEGDQLPELEVNNLLVFLNMGAYTSACGSHFNGFGSAKITHLTN from the exons ATGTT CACCAGCGTGGAGTCGTGGAATGTAAAGAGCCTTGAAGCCCTACCAAGTGCACCAGATCAGGTCGTGACCAATAACAGGCTGGGTGATGATGAACATTTCATTCAGAAAATCATTTCGACGATCAAGAAACTGCAGCCAAGTGAGGAAGCATTTTACGTTCTGGATTTGGGTCTTGTAAGCAACCTCATGGACACATGGAAACGTAACCTTCCAATGGTCCAATCTTTCTACGCCGTCAAGTGCAACCCACACCCGGATCTTCTCGCCACCTTGGCGGCTCAAGGTTCAAGTTTCGACTGTGGAAGTCCGTCTGAGATTGAGTCCATTTTAGCACTTGGAGTTTCTCCGGATCGCATCATCTATGCTAATCCCTGCAAAGCTAGCTCTCACATCAAGTACGCTGCTGAAGTTGGCGTTAACGTAACCACTTTTGACTCGGTAGATGAGATTGAAAAGATCCGAAAATGGCACCCGAAATGTTCTTTACTGATCCGGATCAAAGCTCCTGACGAGAGTGGATGCAGCTTCCCACTGAGTTCCAAGTTCGGAGCTCTCCCTGAAGAAGTGTCTTTGCTCCTCCAAGGCGCTCAAACTGCAGGACTCAGAGTAGCTGGGGTTTCATTTCACATAGGAAGTAAGTCCTACAATTTTCAAGCATACAAAACAGCCATAGAGGCAGCTAAGGAGGTTTTCCAGGAGGCGGCTAGGCTCTGTATGCCTCCCATGCATGTGTTGGACATTGGCGGTGGCTTCGTGTCCGAGCCATCGTTCTTTGAAGCTGCGGCAGCAGTCGTGAAAACCTCTGTGGAGACCTATTTTTCAGCGGAGGAGCGACGCAGCTTGAAGGTGATAGCCGAGCCAGGTCGGTTTTTTGCAGAGACCGCTTTCACGCTTGTCACCAACATCATCGGGAAGCGTGTGAGAGGGGAGGTCAGACAATACTGGATCAACGAAGGGTTTTTTGGGTCCATGATGTGTGCGGACCCTAAAACCCTACTTGAATCCTGCATTGCTCTGAAATGCATGTACAATAACAGTGATGGCATCGAGAAGAATCCAGTCTTGATGGTCTGTGGCAAAGCTACTGGCTGTGCTCGCACTTACAGTTCGACTGTGTTTGGTCCGACGTGTGATTCGGCTGACAAGGTGTTGGAGGGTGACCAGTTACCAGAACTGGAGGTGAATAATTTGCTGGTGTTTCTCAACATGGGTGCTTATACGTCGGCGTGTGGCAGCCACTTCAATGGTTTTGGCTCCGCCAAGATCACCCATCTTACTAATTAA
- the LOC112194992 gene encoding probable polygalacturonase gives MRRRSSTLPVVDVFVVLVALFTGAPFPWAAVKGSHPHCKKLRENSGIRPHSVTITEFGAVGDGVTLNTKAFQNAIFYLNSFSDKGGAKLFVPAGRWLTGSFHLISHLTLWLDEDAVILGSMNSDDWPVVDPLPSYGRGRELMGERHQSLIYGHNLTDVIITGHNGTIDGQGSIWWNSFRNKTLNYTRPHLVELMNSTGVVISNLTFLNSPFWTIHPVYCSHVSVQNLTILAPLNSPNTDGIDPDSSDNVCIEDCYISTGDDLISIKSGWDEYGISYGRPSRNILIRGITGKTQTSAGISIGSEMSGGVSEVHAENLHFFGSHTGIRIKTSPGRGGYVRNISVSNMTLDGVYIAIRFTSHYGEHPDEFFDPSALPIVEQITFKDVIGDNIKTAGLLEGLEGGSFQNICLSNIILNVTSKSPWNCSSIHGYSYFVSPEICQPLKESISPEHYSDCYHLSDQKWFSSA, from the exons ATGAGGAGGAGATCTTCTACTCTGCCT GTGGTGGATGTGTTTGTGGTACTTGTTGCATTGTTCACCGGTGCTCCGTTTCCATGGGCTGCTGTCAAGGGCAGTCATCCACATTGCAAGAAATTAAGGGAAAACTCGGGCATTCGACCTCACAGTGTCACCATCACTGAATTTGGCGCAGTTGGTGATGGGGTCACTCTCAACACCAAAGCCTTTCAGAATGCCATCTTCTATCTCAACTCTTTTTCTGACAAGGGTGGGGCCAAGCTTTTTGTCCCCGCTGGCCGGTGGTTGACAGGAAGCTTCCATCTCATCAGTCATCTAACCTTGTGGTTGGATGAAGATGCAGTCATTCTTGGATCAATG AACTCAGATGATTGGCCAGTTGTTGATCCCTTGCCATCATATGGTCGAGGAAGGGAGTTGATGGGGGAAAGACATCAAAGCCTCATCTATGGGCACAATTTGACCGATGTTATCATAACTG GTCATAATGGAACGATTGATGGTCAAGGCAGCATTTGGTGGAATTCGTTCCGTAACAAAACTCTGAATTATACAAGGCCCCATTTGGTGGAGTTGATGAACTCAACTGGGGTTGTCATCTCAAACCTGACTTTCTTAAATTCACCATTTTGGACCATTCACCCAGTATACTGCAG CCATGTTTCCGTCCAGAATCTCACAATCCTTGCTCCTCTCAATTCACCAAACACGGATGGCATCGATCCAG ACTCTTCTGATAATGTCTGCATTGAAGACTGTTATATAAGCACCGGTGATGATCTGATCTCCATCAAAAGTGGGTGGGATGAGTATGGCATTTCATATGGTCGTCCCAGTAGAAACATTCTCATTCGCGGGATTACGGGGAAAACTCAAACAAGTGCAGGAATTTCAATTGGAAGTGAGATGTCTGGAGGTGTTTCAGAAGTTCATGCAGAAAATCTCCATTTTTTCGGTTCTCATACAGGTATCAGAATAAAGACATCTCCGGGAAGGGGTGGTTATGTCAGAAATATCTCTGTGTCAAATATGACCTTGGATGGTGTATATATAGCTATAAGGTTCACCAGTCACTATGGAGAACACCCAGATGAGTTTTTTGACCCAAGTGCCCTCCCTATCGTAGAACAGATTACTTTTAAAGATGTCATAGGCGATAATATCAAAACTGCAGGCCTCCTAGAGGGTTTAGAAGGTGGCAGTTTTCAGAACATTTGCCTATCCAatattatcctcaatgtaacaTCAAAGTCCCCATGGAACTGCTCTTCTATTCATGGATATTCTTACTTTGTTTCTCCAGAAATCTGTCAGCCTCTGAAGGAGAGTATCTCCCCTGAGCATTACTCGGATTGTTACCATCTATCAGATCAGAAATGGTTTTCCAGTGCATAA
- the LOC112192278 gene encoding uncharacterized protein LOC112192278 → MAPRKKHGNNNSVRPSKSGLHPQHQPQDCYEGERLDHLLQSIQRKIESARLMDNCLPEKIWFKLQFAVGVNDVTRVLERMKPVTSPMAAGLATECNPPAPPPKAKAASNELQAVLIAADSNPRWLTKHLPSLALSRNVPLIFLKDNKGASLRLGQLVKLKTAIAIGVKAKGNAINQLVDEILSGTGQGHLGTKCLD, encoded by the exons ATGGCGCCCAGAAAGAAACATGGGAACAACAACTCCGTCCGTCCTTCCAAGTCGGGCCTTCACCCTCAACACCAACCCCAAGA TTGCTATGAAGGGGAACGTCTGGATCATCTTCTCCAATCTATTCAGAG AAAAATAGAGTCAGCTAGACTAATGGATAATTGCTTGCCCGAAAAGATATGGTTCAAG CTACAATTTGCAGTTGGGGTGAATGATGTGACTCGTGTTCTTGAACGCATGAAACCAGTGACATCACCAATGGCGGCAGGCTTAGCAACCGAGTGTAATCCCCCTGCTCCTCCTCCTAAAGCTAAAGCAGCATCTAATGAGCTTCAGGCTGTGCTGATAGCCGCTGATTCCAATCCGCGGTGGCTCACGAAACATCTGCCAAGCTTGGCCCTTTCTAGGAATGTCCCGTTGATCTTTCTCAAGGATAACAAGGGGGCTTCTTTAAGATTGGGTCAGCTTGTTAAACTTAAAACTGCCATTGCTATTGGAGTTAAG GCCAAAGGAAATGCCATCAACCAACTTGTTGACGAAATTCTTAGTGGCACCGGTCAAGGTCATCTTGGAACCAAATGTCTCGATTGA
- the LOC112192277 gene encoding LOW QUALITY PROTEIN: protein translocase subunit SecA, chloroplastic (The sequence of the model RefSeq protein was modified relative to this genomic sequence to represent the inferred CDS: inserted 1 base in 1 codon) has product MALVKPHSLSPLSSNSRHALPLNNSHFRTSFFAGKPFRLPETTRISSRRRRRVQAVASLGGLLGGIFKGTDTGESTRQQYAQTVSLINGLEAQMSKLSDSELREKTLQFQQRAKQGESLDSLLPEAFAVIREASRRVLGLRPFDVQLIGGIVLHKGEIAEMRTGEGKTLVAILPAYLNALTGKGVHVVTVNDYLARRDCEWVGQVPRFLGLKVGLIQQNMTSEQRRENYLCDITYVTNSELGFDFLRDNLATSVEELVLRNFNYCVIDEVDSILIDEARTPLIISGPAEKPSDRYYKAAKMASVFERDIHYTVDEKQKTVLLSEQGYEDAEEILGVKDLYDPREQWASYVLNAVKAKELFLRDVNYIIRGKEVLIVDEFTGRVMQGRRWSDGLHQAVEAKEGLPIQNETVTLASISYQNFFLQFPKLCGMTGTAATESTEFESIYKLKVTIXPTNKPMIRKDESDVVFRAATGKWRAVVVEISRMHKTGRPVLVGTTSVEQSDSLSEQLQEVGIPHEVLNAKPENVEREAEIVAQSGRLGAVTIATNMAGRGTDIILGGNAEFMARLKLREMLMPRVVKLTEGGYVSVKKLPPKKSWKVNEKLFPCKLSNEKTKLAEEAVNLAVETWGQRSLTELEAEERLSYSCEKGPALDEVIAKLRSAFLEIMKEYKGYTEEERKKVVSAGGLHVVGTERHESRRVDNQLRGRTGRQGDPGSSRFFLSLEDNIFRIFGGDRIQGLMRAFRVEDLPIESKMLTKALDEAQRKVENYFFDIRKQLFEFDEVLNSQRDRVYTERRRALESDNLQSLIIEYAELTMDDILEANIGSESSKESWDLDKLIKKLQQYCYLLNDLTPDVLRSECSSYEDLQDYLRLRGREAYLQKRTIIESQAPGLMKDAERFLVLNNIDRLWKEHLQALKFVQQAVGLRGYAQRDPLIEYKLEGYNLFLDMMAQIRRNVIYSIYQFQPVMVKKDGDQRENKKSGKLVTNGSGNGNPNSVGGVESSSAAATPQSSA; this is encoded by the exons ATGGCTCTGGTGAAGCCCCATTCCCTCTCACCTCTCTCTTCCAACTCCCGCCATGCCCTCCCCCTCAACAACTCCCACTTCCGCACTTCTTTCTTCGCCGGAAAACCCTTCCGACTGCCGGAAACCACACGGATTTCGAGCCGGAGACGCCGGCGAGTGCAGGCAGTGGCTTCCCTGGGAGGTTTGTTGGGCGGGATTTTCAAAGGGACTGACACCGGTGAGTCCACCAGGCAGCAGTACGCTCAGACTGTGTCTCTGATCAACGGCTTGGAAGCTCAGATGTCTAAGCTTTCCGATTCCGAGCTCAGGGAGAAGACTCTTCAGTTTCAACAACGTGCCAAGCAGGGCGAGTCCTTGGACTCTCTTTTACCC GAAGCATTTGCTGTGATCAGAGAGGCTTCGAGGAGGGTTTTAGGCCTTCGTCCCTTTGACGTCCAACTCATAG GAGgcatagttcttcacaaggggGAAATAGCTGAAATGAGGACTGGAGAAGGAAAGACCCTTGTTGCTATTTTACCAGCGTATTTGAATGCATTAACTGGAAAGGGAGTTCATGTTGTCACCGTCAATGATTATCTGGCCCGACGTGATTGTGAGTGGGTTGGTCAAGTTCCTCGTTTCCTTGGATTGAAGGTTGGCCTAATCCAAC AGAATATGACAAGTGAACAAAGAAGGGAGAACTACTTATGTGACATCACATATGTCACAAACAGCGAGCTTGGTTTTGATTTCCTGAGAGATAATCTGGCCACG AGTGTTGAGGAGCTTGTCTTGAGGAATTTCAATTACTGCGTAATTGATGAGGTTGATTCCATCCTTATTGATGAAGCAAGAACACCTCTCATTATATCTGGACCTGCAGAAAAACCTAGCGATAGGTATTATAAAGCTGCAAAGATGGCTTCAGTGTTTGAGCGAGATATACATTATACT gtGGATGAAAAGCAGAAAACAGTTCTGCTTTCAGAACAAGGATATGAAGATGCTGAAGAGATTCTAGGTGTAAAAGATTTATATGATCCCCGCGAACAGTGGGCATCTTATGTTCTGAATGCCGTGAAAGCAAAAGAACTGTTTCTTAGAGATGTAAATTATATAATTCGTGGCAAAGAGGTTCTTATCGTTGATGAGTTTACAGGACGAGTTATGCAG GGGAGGCGGTGGAGTGATGGACTTCACCAAGCAGTTGAAGCAAAAGAAGGTCTGCCGATTCAAAACGAAACTGTAACTCTGGCATCTATTAGCTACCAAAACTTCTTTCTCCAG TTTCCAAAACTTTGTGGAATGACTGGAACTGCAGCAACTGAAAGCACAGAATTTGAAAGCATATACAAGCTTAAAGTTACAA GTCCCACAAACAAGCCTATGATAAGAAAG GATGAGTCTGATGTAGTTTTCAGGGCAGCTACAGGTAAATGGCGGGCAGTTGTAGTAGAGATTTCTAGAATGCACAAAACAGGTCGCCCTGTACTTGTTGGCACAACTAGTGTTGAGCAGAGTGACTCATTGTCTGAGCAGTTGCAAGAAGTTGGCATTCCCCATGAG GTTCTCAACGCAAAACCAGAGAATGTGGAGAGGGAAGCAGAAATTGTGGCACAAAGCGGTCGTCTAGGGGCAGTTACTATTGCAACCAATATGGCAGGTCGAGGAACAGACATAATCCTTGGTGGGAATGCAGAATTTATGGCAAGGTTGAAGCTGCGTGAGATGCTTATGCCAAG AGTTGTAAAACTAACTGAAGGAGGTTATGTCTCAGTGAAAAAACTTCCGCCAAAAAAGTCCTGGAAG GTTAATGAAAAGCTATTTCCATGCAAACTGTCCAATGAAAAGACCAAGTTAGCTGAGGAAGCTGTGAATTTAGCTGTTGAAACTTGGGGTCAGAGATCATTGACGGAGCTTGAAGCAGAGGAGCGTCTTTCTTATTCTTGCGAAAAG GGACCTGCTTTGGATGAAGTGATAGCCAAACTGCGGAGTGCTTTTTTAGAAATCATGAAAGAATATAAGGGCTACACAGAGGAAGAAAGGAAGAAG GTTGTGTCAGCTGGTGGGCTTCATGTTGTCGGGACAGAACGCCATGAATCTCGCCGAGTTGATAATCAG TTACGTGGTCGAACTGGACGGCAGGGGGATCCTGGAAGTTCACGCTTCTTCTTAAGTCTTGAAGATAACATCTTTCGTATATTTGGTGGAGATCGTATTCAG GGTTTAATGAGAGCTTTTAGAGTTGAGGACTTGCCAATTGAGTCCAAGATGCTGACCAAAGCACTAGACGAAGCTCAGCGGAAAGTGGAAAACTATTTTTTCGATATTCGAAAGCAattgtttgaatttgatgaAGTCCTGAACAGCCAAAGAGACCGTGTGTATACGGAAAGAAGGAGAGCCCTTGAATCTGACAATCTGCAATCACTTATAATTGAATATGCTGAACTAACAATGGATGATATCTTAGAG GCAAATATTGGTTCAGAGTCTTCAAAAGAAAGCTGGGATCTTGATAAGCTCATCAAGAAACTTCAACA ATATTGCTATCTATTGAATGATTTGACGCCGGATGTGCTGAGGAGCGAATGTTCAAGTTATGAAGATTTGCAGGACTACCTCCGTCTTCGAGGtcgtgaagcatatttgcagaAAAGG ACTATTATCGAGAGCCAGGCACCGGGCTTGATGAAGGACGCTGAACGGTTCTTAGTTTTGAACAATATTGACCGATTGTGGAAGGAGCACTTACAAGCACTCAAGTTCGTTCAGCAAGCTGTTGGTTTGCGTGGGTACGCACAACGGGATCCACTTATTGAATATAAGCTTGAAGGCTACAATCTTTTCTTGGACATGATGGCACAGATAAGAAGAAATGTTATATATTCCATATACCAG TTTCAACCTGTGATGGTAAAGAAGGATGGGGATCAAAGAGAGAATAAGAAATCAGGAAAACTTGTCACTAATGGTAGCGGTAATGGTAACCCCAATTCAGTTGGCGGTGTTGAGTCTTCTTCAGCAGCTGCCACCCCCCAATCTAGTGCATAA